Proteins from a genomic interval of Nostoc sp. PCC 7120 = FACHB-418:
- a CDS encoding multiubiquitin domain-containing protein, translating into MTNNIVVEEIELEKWVRQHGAVQPPLAKHYLVRIDDRSYKVDDPVITGGQLLDKASKRPVDEYLIFQMLNNGQLEEIRLDETVELRKPGIERFITWRSDRSFRFVIDGRRFEWGAPIITGLKLKELAGVDLASYGVWLELRGAEDRPIADNESVDLQAPGVERFFTGKKTTTEG; encoded by the coding sequence ATGACGAACAATATTGTGGTTGAGGAAATTGAATTGGAAAAATGGGTTAGACAGCACGGGGCTGTACAACCCCCGCTTGCAAAACACTACTTGGTGCGGATTGATGACCGAAGTTATAAAGTAGACGACCCCGTGATTACAGGAGGGCAGCTGCTTGATAAAGCAAGCAAGAGGCCTGTGGATGAGTACCTTATCTTCCAAATGCTAAACAACGGTCAGTTAGAAGAAATCCGCCTTGATGAAACCGTTGAACTCAGAAAGCCTGGTATCGAGCGATTCATTACTTGGCGCAGCGATCGCTCCTTCCGTTTTGTCATCGACGGTCGGCGATTTGAATGGGGAGCGCCAATTATCACAGGGTTAAAGCTGAAGGAACTTGCTGGCGTTGACCTTGCATCCTATGGAGTTTGGCTTGAACTACGTGGTGCAGAAGACCGCCCAATTGCCGATAACGAATCTGTCGATTTACAAGCACCAGGAGTCGAGCGATTCTTCACTGGTAAAAAGACTACAACGGAGGGTTAA
- a CDS encoding E2/UBC family protein → MSFLPSNDRQYLENRGLPFEEVVDASQKGVILREFQLPLGRFDTEQADILILLPSGYPDAPPDMFYLLPWVKLVQGAKYPKAADQPHQFNGQKWQRWSRHNNEWRPGTDGIWTMLKRIENALEVAA, encoded by the coding sequence ATGAGCTTTTTACCCTCAAACGATCGCCAATACCTGGAAAACAGGGGTTTACCTTTTGAAGAAGTGGTAGATGCCAGTCAAAAGGGCGTTATTTTACGCGAATTTCAGTTACCACTTGGCCGTTTTGATACTGAACAGGCAGATATCTTAATTCTCTTGCCGAGCGGATACCCAGATGCACCCCCCGATATGTTTTACCTGCTGCCGTGGGTAAAGCTGGTACAAGGTGCAAAATACCCAAAGGCAGCCGATCAACCACACCAATTTAATGGTCAGAAATGGCAGCGATGGTCGAGACATAACAATGAGTGGCGACCTGGTACAGATGGCATATGGACAATGCTCAAACGGATTGAAAATGCTCTGGAGGTGGCTGCTTGA